In the Magnetococcales bacterium genome, GTTCCAGGACTCCTGATCCACTTCGACCGGCTCCAAAGTGATCTTTCCCACGGACCGTTTCCGGGGCTTGAGAAACGGTTCGATGACCTGAATCAGCTCATGGGGTCGATACGGTTTTCTCAGATAACCATTCATGCCGATATTGCGACACTTCTCCTCCTCCGAGGCCATGATACAGGCGGTGACCGCAATGATGGGAATCCGGGAATCCAACATCTCGGACGGGGAACTTTCCCGGATGCGCAGGGTGGTTTCAAAGCCATCCATGTTCGGCATTTGCAGGTCCATCAAAATCACATCGAAATGGGTTTCCTTTTTCTTCAAGATGTCCAGGGCCTCGCCACCATGGTTGGCCAGGGTGACCAGATGACCCGCCTGATACAAAATGGTGGTCGCCAGTCTCTGGTTGGTGGCCAGATCCTCCACCAGAAGAATCTGCAATGGATAAACATCGGTCCGACGTTTGATGGCATGATCGACCGGATGACTCAAAGCGCTCTCTTTTCCCAATCCCTGTTGAATCCGATTGAGCAGTTGAAAACGCCGCACCGGTTTTTTCAACGACAACGCCCCATGCAACCAGGACGGCCCAATGAATGCCGAAAGGCTCATATTGGTGGGCAACAAGACAATCGGCGCGCCCCGGAATCCGCTGGCCACCTGCTGCATATCCACCTCGGAGATCTCTTCCCGCAGCAGGCACTCATCCACCAACAAGACATCAAACGGTTGGTTTCGTCCTTGCGCCTCCCTCAAAGCGGCAAGCAACGCCGTACTGTCCGCAACCGTCTCACAGCTTCCGCCAAATCCGATCACCATCTTGCCAATGATCGACTGCCCGATGTAGGGACCACCACCGATCAAAACCCGCAACCCTTCCAGAGTGGCGGCATTTTTCTCTTTCCGGTTGACACGATCGTCACTGTCGGCTCTGTGACCCCTCGTGTGTTGTGGCTGGGCATGAGACAATTTGACAGCAAAATGAAACGTGCTTCCCTGGTCAAGAATGCTTTCGACCCAGATGCTCCCATTCATCATCTGCACCAGATGTTTGCTGATACCCAACCCCAGACCCGTCCCGCCATACTTGCGTGACGTGGAGTCGTCGACCTGGGTGAATTCCTTGAAAATGATATTCAGTTTATCTTCCGGAATCCCGATTCCCGTGTCGGTGACGGAAACGCGCAACAAAAAAGGCTCCCCGTCCGCATCCAAAACCCGCGCCCCTTCCACCCGCACCAGAACATAACCGGAAAAGGTGAATTTGATGGCGTTGTTGATCAGGTTGATCATGATCTGTTTGAGCCGCAACGGATCTCCATACAAGGTTTGCGGCAAATTCCAGGCCACGTCGCAAAACAGGTCCAGTGACTTATGATGCGCATTGACCGCCATGGTCTCACACACATCCTCGATCCTGCCGCACAAATCGAATGGAATGTTCTCAAAGACCAGCTTTCCCGCTTCGATTTTGGAAATATCCAGGATATCGTTGATCAGATCCAACAAAGAAAGCCCGGCATTCAAAACCATTTGCAGATGCCCCAACTCCTCTTCCCGCGGCAGATTGCTGGTCAGAATCAGATCGGTCATGCCAATGATGGCATTCATGGGACTCCGAATCTCATGACTCATATTGGCAAGAAAGGCGCTTTTTGTCTTGCTTGCTGCTTCCGCGACACTCAATGTATCCCCAAGCGATTTCAGAAGCTGTTTTTCCGAGGTAATGTCATGCAGAAAGATAATATTACTTGATTTTCCGTGTCGCAAAGAGATGACCAGCCCAATATCCAAATCAATCGGCTGACCACTGGCTCCCAGACAGGTACAATTGAGCCGTCTTTGAATGGTGCCAGACTGGCCGGAAGGTGAATCCACTCCGCTCCCGGAGGGTAACGTGTGCAGCAACGACAAAAATTCCCGATGCGGAATCAGATTTCCAATATTGATATTCTCCCATGCGGATAATGAATATCCAAAAATCTGCATGGCTGCCGCATTGGAATAGACAATCCGGCCCTGGGCATCGATCCCCATGATGCCATCCAACGCACTGTCCAGAATGGTTTCCAGGTACCTTTCACTCTCGGCAATCCACTCCTTGCTGTGTTCACAATCCAGCACACCCGCCATGATGCGCCCGACGGTGTGCAGAAAGTCGAAGGATTCGGGACACAAATCAATCTGATGATCAAAAACAAGACACACAACCCCAAAACGACTCCCTTCAAGCTCGACCGGGAATACCCGATGCCCATCAGGCCATACCGGTCCTTCCTTCGCGATCAAACCGGGCAACAACTGGCAGC is a window encoding:
- a CDS encoding response regulator — translated: MVDLRDKLRKLNQIGVALSSSVELDLLLEMILVYAKDLTRADAGTLYLVVGKRFLRFEIVRTDSLGISLGGASGRKCSFPLIPLYLDDDSPDLRSIVSACVLERKIIRIEDGYSVTDYDFEKTREFDRQNGYRSRSFLTAPLMIAGEEPVGAIQLINATDKHSGGVIPFSEDDESLVESLASQATIALNHHRLNAHIKKQLVYQEGIVEIHRVATSHLPWKERLEIILNRIVSVHDIADYVSAGIFLAPLNGRLEGLDCLQVTIGMEVAEIEKCCQLLPGLIAKEGPVWPDGHRVFPVELEGSRFGVVCLVFDHQIDLCPESFDFLHTVGRIMAGVLDCEHSKEWIAESERYLETILDSALDGIMGIDAQGRIVYSNAAAMQIFGYSLSAWENINIGNLIPHREFLSLLHTLPSGSGVDSPSGQSGTIQRRLNCTCLGASGQPIDLDIGLVISLRHGKSSNIIFLHDITSEKQLLKSLGDTLSVAEAASKTKSAFLANMSHEIRSPMNAIIGMTDLILTSNLPREEELGHLQMVLNAGLSLLDLINDILDISKIEAGKLVFENIPFDLCGRIEDVCETMAVNAHHKSLDLFCDVAWNLPQTLYGDPLRLKQIMINLINNAIKFTFSGYVLVRVEGARVLDADGEPFLLRVSVTDTGIGIPEDKLNIIFKEFTQVDDSTSRKYGGTGLGLGISKHLVQMMNGSIWVESILDQGSTFHFAVKLSHAQPQHTRGHRADSDDRVNRKEKNAATLEGLRVLIGGGPYIGQSIIGKMVIGFGGSCETVADSTALLAALREAQGRNQPFDVLLVDECLLREEISEVDMQQVASGFRGAPIVLLPTNMSLSAFIGPSWLHGALSLKKPVRRFQLLNRIQQGLGKESALSHPVDHAIKRRTDVYPLQILLVEDLATNQRLATTILYQAGHLVTLANHGGEALDILKKKETHFDVILMDLQMPNMDGFETTLRIRESSPSEMLDSRIPIIAVTACIMASEEEKCRNIGMNGYLRKPYRPHELIQVIEPFLKPRKRSVGKITLEPVEVDQESWNRARSAFQGEVLAVVKELRRALDKKNVTQAVQGVGKLSSLAKGIGASRIGTQAIRIKGSAEVGDWEEVNAFLERLDEQIEQTLLLLTQL